A region of the Vibrio chagasii genome:
ACGCATACTACCGTCGGCAGCATGAGCAATCATTCCAAGCGCACGAGACTCAGAGGTTACCTTCTCTTGTTCAAGAATATGGTCAAGCTGCTCGTGGATATTATCAACGCTGATCGGCTTAAGATGGAACTGCAGACAACGCGACAAGATAGTCACTGGCAGTTTTTGTGGATCGGTCGTTGCAAGCAAGAATTTCACATACTCAGGCGGCTCTTCTAACGTCTTTAGAAGCGCGTTGAAACTGTGCCTAGAAAGCATGTGTACTTCATCGATAAGGTAAACCTTAAAGCGACCACGCGCAGGTTTGTACTGAACATTGTCCAGAAGCTCGCGGGTATCTTCTACCTTGGTACGTGATGCCGCATCGATCTCTAGCAGGTCAACAAAGCGACCTTCATCGATCTCTTTACAAGTTGCACATTCACCACAAGGGGTTGAAGTAATGCCTGTTTCACAGTTAAGTCCCTTAGCAAACAAGCGGCCGATGGTCGTTTTACCGACACCGCGAGTTCCGCTAAATAGGTACGCATGGTGCAACCTATTTTGGCTAAGGGCATTCTCTAATGCTGTTAAAACATGGGCTTGACCAACCACTTCTTTGAATTTGGTTGGTCGCCATTTTCGCGCTAACGCAAGATAGCTCATGAATAATTCCGAAAAGGATTAGTGGCCGTCGAATTCGCAGATGCTAAACACTTCTAGACCTAAGCCTTCTAAGCGCTTGTCACCACCGATTTCTGGAAGATTAATTACAAATGCAGCGTGCCCTACCACACCACCAAGCTGACGAATCAACTTTGTTGTCGCTTCAATCGTACCGCCAGTTGCTAGTAGGTCATCAACCATCAGCACTTTATCGCCTTCAACGATAGCATCAGTATGAATTTCTAGTGTATCTGTGCCGTACTCAAGCTCATAAGATTGTGCCACAGTTTCACGAGGCAGTTTGCCCGGCTTACGCACAGGGATGAAGCCAACACCTAGCTCTAATGCTAAAGGCGCACCGAATAGGAAACCACGAGCTTCAGTACCAACGATCTTAGTAAAGCCCATGTCCTTGTATGTTTCCGCTAACAACTCGATAGTCGCTTTGTAAGCTGCTGGGTCTTCCATCAAGCTTGTTACGTCACGGAACAAAATACCCGCTTTAGGGTAATCAGGAATGCTTTTGATGCTTGCTTTGATCAGAGAGATTTTTTCTGTGTTCATAATCTTATGCACTTCATTAGGCCGCTTTCCAAACTCTGGTTAACGAATCAAACATCAACGCTTGAAATTAAGGAAAGGTACGATTGGTATTCATTGCAACGAGAGTCATAACTCTAATTGCTGAAATAATAAACGCCCGCTATACAAGCAGGCACACTGGCTTAATGGTAGTGATTTTCTTTGCTGTCAGCAACCAACTCATGGGTTGGAAGTCGCATAAACCATGTGAGAAGAATAACAAGTACACAAATTAGGAAAGCCTTGACCCAAATGAGTGGAGCAAAGTAGATAGATAACGCAAAACTCAACAAGATAAAGAATACGCCACGCGTTTTAACTTGCTTGGTGACAGCGCCGTGTTGGTACCAGTTTTCTAACAGAGGACCGAGCGTTTTATGCTCATGTATCCATTTGTGAACTTTTGGATTGCTTCGCATGAAACATGCACTAGCAAGAAGAAGGAATGGGGTGGTTGGCAGAACGGGTAATACAATCCCTAGAACTGCAAGAAAGATACAAAGGCCACCAGCAATATTCAGGCTTAAAACTCGAACGCTAACTGTGGCCTCCTTGAGTTAGCTATCACCATTTGGCGACGACAGCTTAACTAAAATGTTGCGTAGCCATTAAATACACGGATCAACGTTAGTGTTGCTGGTAGTAATGGAATCATTAAAAATGCGGCTAGAAAGCCTAAAAAGTAGAATACATTAAACGGGTCTTTAAAGTCTTGATTATCTGCCATGATTGCTTCTTGTTTTTGTTAGTAAAGGTAAGTCCAGTGGCGAACCAAACCCGCTTTGCTAAATAGACATTTAACAAAAAAGGCATAGTCACACCATTTGCGCAACTATACCTTAATCAATTATTCACAAAAACCGAGGAAATATAGGGTTAATCGGTTGTCCCTTGATGGATATCCAAGCTGAAACTTGCCGCTCCAAGCAGGCTCAACGACAACTGACAGCCCTGCTCTATTGGTAAATCTCTGGTGATAAAGTTCTTTTTACAGTTATCGCCTAAGCGTTCACCTGCTGCAATATGTTGATTCATTTCACCATTCGACCAACGCCCATCTAAACCCGCAGGCAAAATTGAGATAGTGCCTTCAGCGAGGTTAGCAACTCCAAACAGCGCGTTGACAGGTGTTGAACACGCCGAGCAGCGAATCCCTTTCTCCAAAATTTCAGCGATATCTTTGAGGTCAGCACTAAAATCTTTTCTATTTCTTAAGTAATCGTGGAACAAAGCTCTCACTAACAAGGTAGTCGCAGAGCCACCATTTTCAGAAGACGCTGAATCGACAAGGTAGAAAGCAAACTGCCCATTCATCGTCCATGCATAATCAAATACAAGCGGCATCATTTCCGTTGATTGCAACAAACGGTAGCTGCAACGCCATGAGCCTTGTCTTGTGTCTTTGTCTGGTAACAACGCGTGCAACAAATCTCTTGCTGCGCTTGGGTTGTCCTGCAAGTAATTCAGGTGCCAATGTAACTCTTGGTCTTCCGGGATCTCTCCTCCATCATCCACACAAAACCACTGGCTTGAGAAATCTCGTTGATCTGAAAGGTTGTCGAACGAATCTGTTAATGTGTTGGCAATCGCACTGCTTAGATGACCGTGGTCCTCTAATGGCTTAGCTAAAAAGTCTTTAATACCAAATCGTAGTGCTTTCGCTACATCAGACATGTCATCTGTCGCAGACACCACAATCATAGGCAGTGATGGGTACTCTAAACTGAGCTCTTCTACAAGCTCGATACCGTCCAGGATCGGCATTGATAAGTCACACACAATTAAATCTGGCGCTGCATCTCTGAGCTTCTGCAAAGCGTCCAGTCCGTTTTCAGCCTCAACCACTTTATAACCAACCTTTTCAAGGTAAGCGCCGGTTATACGGCGAAAAATAGGATCATCATCAACCAACATTACGCATTTCTGGTTCATCACTTCCTGTGCCGAGGTCATTACTGGCTGACTGTGAGTTTTGTACATAATTTCTAACCTCACAAAACTAAGTCAAATTATTATTGTTATCTGTTCTAAGAACTAATATAAAACTTAGTAATAAAATGCTAAATACACAAATGTTCACTCTTTACTGGTAATTCGTGACAAGGCTTGGAATACTTGTAAATAGTGCAACAAGTTGACATGACGCAAACATTGATCTCAATGTTACGTATAAATTAGATGAGATTGTAAACAAATGTGTCTGGATTTATGAAATTAGATGATTTAAACCTCTTTCGACTCGTCGTTGAAAATGGGAGCTACACCGCAACATCGCGCAAGACTATGATTCCGGTTGCGACCATCACACGACGGATCCAAGCTCTAGAAGACTCGCTAAACCTGAGACTTCTCAATAGACACGCGCGTAAACTCTCTTTAACAGAGGCTGGCGAACGTTTCTTTAATGAATGCTCTCCACTGCTGCAACGTCTCTCTTCGACTGCCGAAGAACTGACGGATGTTTGTAAAGGTGCTTCCGGTAAGATCCGCATTACAGCGCCTTCCAACCTGACTAAGCGCATGATGATGCCAATGTTCAGCGACTTCATGACTCAATACCCAGATATCAATATTGAGTTGATGATGAACAACCAAGCCGATCAACTCGACCCTACAGAGTGGGACGTGATTTTCAGAGTGGGTCCGCAACGTGATTCAAGCCTCATCGCTCGAAAAATCAGTGA
Encoded here:
- the apt gene encoding adenine phosphoribosyltransferase; this encodes MNTEKISLIKASIKSIPDYPKAGILFRDVTSLMEDPAAYKATIELLAETYKDMGFTKIVGTEARGFLFGAPLALELGVGFIPVRKPGKLPRETVAQSYELEYGTDTLEIHTDAIVEGDKVLMVDDLLATGGTIEATTKLIRQLGGVVGHAAFVINLPEIGGDKRLEGLGLEVFSICEFDGH
- a CDS encoding YbaN family protein, whose translation is MAGGLCIFLAVLGIVLPVLPTTPFLLLASACFMRSNPKVHKWIHEHKTLGPLLENWYQHGAVTKQVKTRGVFFILLSFALSIYFAPLIWVKAFLICVLVILLTWFMRLPTHELVADSKENHYH
- a CDS encoding response regulator: MYKTHSQPVMTSAQEVMNQKCVMLVDDDPIFRRITGAYLEKVGYKVVEAENGLDALQKLRDAAPDLIVCDLSMPILDGIELVEELSLEYPSLPMIVVSATDDMSDVAKALRFGIKDFLAKPLEDHGHLSSAIANTLTDSFDNLSDQRDFSSQWFCVDDGGEIPEDQELHWHLNYLQDNPSAARDLLHALLPDKDTRQGSWRCSYRLLQSTEMMPLVFDYAWTMNGQFAFYLVDSASSENGGSATTLLVRALFHDYLRNRKDFSADLKDIAEILEKGIRCSACSTPVNALFGVANLAEGTISILPAGLDGRWSNGEMNQHIAAGERLGDNCKKNFITRDLPIEQGCQLSLSLLGAASFSLDIHQGTTD
- a CDS encoding LysR family transcriptional regulator, coding for MKLDDLNLFRLVVENGSYTATSRKTMIPVATITRRIQALEDSLNLRLLNRHARKLSLTEAGERFFNECSPLLQRLSSTAEELTDVCKGASGKIRITAPSNLTKRMMMPMFSDFMTQYPDINIELMMNNQADQLDPTEWDVIFRVGPQRDSSLIARKISEVKDILIASPEYLAKNPAPSHAEELANHSLLKGYPLIKWQLSNSNDETVVNSEKGRFNANALNVVRQACSEGLGITLMPDVMIREYIEDGSLVQVLEDWSANPRDIYMLYNHKDHLPEKVRLFIDFVIAYHIH